From the genome of Vibrio porteresiae DSM 19223, one region includes:
- a CDS encoding F0F1 ATP synthase subunit I yields the protein MVAAIARPGRELAKQLLLIQFFAVIILATGMAVVVNAEWGLSALIGGGIFVIANAVFALCAFMFGGARAAKRITASFYTGEALKILITIALFSAAYMYVQVELVPLKLAYLLALGINICAPVLFINNKKIG from the coding sequence ATGGTAGCTGCGATAGCTAGACCAGGACGAGAGCTCGCAAAGCAATTGTTATTGATCCAGTTCTTCGCGGTTATTATTTTGGCAACAGGAATGGCTGTTGTGGTTAATGCTGAATGGGGACTTTCTGCGCTAATAGGCGGGGGCATTTTTGTCATCGCTAATGCTGTATTCGCGCTATGTGCTTTTATGTTTGGTGGGGCTCGGGCTGCAAAACGCATCACCGCGTCCTTCTACACAGGCGAAGCATTGAAAATCCTCATTACCATTGCACTCTTTTCTGCGGCTTACATGTATGTCCAGGTGGAACTTGTTCCTCTGAAACTGGCCTATTTACTGGCTCTGGGTATCAATATCTGTGCGCCAGTACTATTTATTAACAACAAAAAAATAGGATGA
- the rsmG gene encoding 16S rRNA (guanine(527)-N(7))-methyltransferase RsmG gives MTQLRVKLDSLIAQTSLDVSERQREQLVGYVELLNKWNKAYNLTSVRDPMEMLVKHILDSIVVSPSLEGNRFIDVGTGPGLPGIPLAIMNPDKEFVLLDSLGKRIRFIKQVIHELKITNVTPVQSRVEEYEAGNGFDAVLSRAFASMVDMVTWCHHLPKQENGLFLALKGHVAQDEIDQLPDWCSVNCVKSLEVPELEGERHLVILSRKG, from the coding sequence ATGACCCAGTTGCGAGTCAAACTAGATAGCTTGATTGCTCAGACTTCATTGGATGTTTCTGAGCGTCAACGTGAGCAATTGGTTGGTTATGTTGAGCTCCTCAATAAATGGAATAAAGCGTACAATTTGACCTCAGTACGAGATCCGATGGAGATGTTGGTGAAACATATCCTCGATAGTATCGTGGTGAGTCCTTCTCTCGAGGGGAATCGATTCATTGATGTCGGCACTGGCCCTGGTTTACCAGGTATTCCACTTGCCATCATGAATCCAGACAAAGAATTTGTGCTACTAGATAGCTTGGGTAAACGTATTCGGTTTATCAAACAAGTTATCCATGAACTGAAGATCACCAATGTGACTCCAGTTCAAAGTCGAGTTGAAGAATATGAAGCGGGTAACGGTTTTGATGCTGTGTTGAGCCGAGCGTTTGCCTCTATGGTAGATATGGTGACTTGGTGTCACCATCTACCAAAACAGGAAAATGGGCTGTTCTTGGCTTTGAAAGGTCATGTTGCTCAAGACGAAATCGATCAGTTACCTGACTGGTGTTCTGTGAACTGTGTCAAATCTTTGGAAGTTCCTGAGTTGGAAGGTGAGCGTCATCTTGTAATCTTATCGCGCAAGGGATAA
- a CDS encoding ParB/RepB/Spo0J family partition protein has product MSTSKRGLGKGLDALLATSSMAREKQQVASNSQAMSSDADLTDLAITSLKPGVYQPRKDMSPEALEELSASIQSQGIIQPIVVRPLATGGYEIIAGERRWRAARHAGLKQVPCIIKRVDDRAAVAMALIENIQREDLNAIEEAQALERLQDEFKLTHQQVADVIGKSRTTVSNLLRLNQLDDQVKRFVETKQLEMGHARALLMLEGERQVEIAGRVAKKQLTVRQTEQLVKKCLSGVSDEKNVVEDLEIQQISQNLSEKLGAKVSIVRSASGKAKLTISLDEPHKLEQVIAKLER; this is encoded by the coding sequence ATGTCCACGTCTAAACGCGGTTTAGGAAAAGGGCTGGATGCCTTGTTAGCAACCAGCTCTATGGCTCGTGAAAAGCAACAAGTTGCGTCCAATAGTCAGGCAATGTCCTCTGATGCAGATCTTACTGACCTTGCTATCACAAGCTTAAAACCAGGTGTTTATCAACCACGTAAAGACATGTCTCCTGAAGCTCTTGAAGAGTTATCAGCTTCAATCCAATCACAAGGAATTATTCAGCCTATCGTCGTTCGTCCGTTAGCGACTGGCGGCTATGAGATTATTGCTGGTGAGCGCCGTTGGCGAGCTGCTCGTCATGCTGGCTTAAAACAGGTTCCTTGTATTATTAAACGCGTAGACGATAGAGCAGCTGTCGCTATGGCGTTGATTGAAAATATTCAACGAGAAGACCTCAACGCTATTGAGGAAGCTCAGGCGCTAGAGCGCCTACAAGATGAGTTTAAGTTAACCCACCAACAAGTTGCTGATGTGATAGGTAAATCACGCACAACTGTCAGTAATTTACTGCGTTTGAATCAATTAGATGATCAAGTTAAACGTTTTGTTGAAACAAAACAGTTAGAAATGGGTCATGCACGAGCATTATTGATGCTTGAAGGCGAGCGCCAAGTCGAAATTGCAGGGCGTGTAGCCAAAAAACAACTTACAGTGCGTCAAACTGAGCAACTTGTTAAAAAGTGCTTATCTGGGGTATCTGACGAGAAAAACGTGGTAGAAGACCTAGAAATTCAACAAATATCACAGAATCTTAGCGAAAAGTTAGGGGCAAAAGTTTCTATTGTTCGATCAGCGAGTGGAAAGGCTAAATTGACAATAAGTCTTGATGAACCTCACAAATTAGAACAAGTGATTGCCAAGCTAGAACGCTAA
- a CDS encoding ParA family protein, which produces MGKIVAIANQKGGVGKTTTCINLAASMAATKRKILVVDLDPQGNATMASGVDKYQVDATAYELLVEDAPFEDVVCRKTSGNYDLIAANGDVTAAEIKLMEVFAREVRLKNALASVRDNYDYIFIDCPPALNLLTINAMAAADSVLVPMQCEYFALEGLTALMDTISKLAAVVNENLKIEGLLRTMYDPRNRLANEVSDQLKKHFGDKVYRTVIPRNVRLAEAPSHGKPAMYYDKYSAGAKAYLALAGEMLRREEVPA; this is translated from the coding sequence GTGGGTAAAATCGTAGCAATCGCCAACCAGAAGGGTGGTGTTGGTAAAACAACAACGTGTATTAACTTGGCTGCATCTATGGCTGCGACTAAACGTAAAATTTTAGTCGTAGATTTGGATCCGCAAGGAAACGCAACCATGGCCAGCGGTGTCGACAAATATCAGGTTGACGCAACAGCTTACGAGCTTTTGGTTGAAGATGCTCCATTTGAAGATGTGGTATGTCGTAAAACCTCGGGCAATTATGATTTGATTGCGGCGAACGGTGATGTGACTGCCGCAGAAATCAAGCTAATGGAAGTGTTTGCTCGTGAAGTGCGCCTGAAGAATGCATTAGCATCAGTGCGTGATAACTACGATTACATCTTTATCGATTGCCCACCAGCATTGAACTTACTGACCATCAATGCCATGGCAGCTGCAGATTCGGTTTTGGTTCCTATGCAATGCGAGTATTTTGCTCTTGAGGGCTTAACCGCATTGATGGATACCATCAGTAAACTTGCTGCAGTTGTGAATGAGAATCTAAAGATCGAGGGTCTACTAAGAACCATGTATGATCCTCGTAATCGCCTAGCTAACGAAGTTTCCGATCAACTGAAAAAACACTTTGGTGATAAAGTGTACCGTACAGTGATTCCTCGAAACGTACGTTTAGCGGAGGCTCCTAGTCATGGCAAACCAGCCATGTACTATGACAAGTATTCAGCTGGCGCGAAAGCGTATTTGGCGCTCGCTGGCGAGATGCTTCGTCGCGAAGAAGTTCCCGCATAA